In one window of Lepidochelys kempii isolate rLepKem1 chromosome 27, rLepKem1.hap2, whole genome shotgun sequence DNA:
- the ADAM11 gene encoding disintegrin and metalloproteinase domain-containing protein 11 isoform X5, translated as MWSGALARMGTAATARGVFSDGRDMYLIEPCRAAEHWQGPLPHLIQRMPAPRPAQGCTEPGCLFAALSQQGPDTRPRLRRRRQVRRAQRTVHSETKYIELVVVNDHQLFEQLRRSVVLTSNFAKSVVNLADMIYKEQLNTRIVLVAMETWASKDKIHVEEDSLQTLSEFMRYRTEALPEQSDAVHLFSGRTFQSSRSGTAYIGGICSLTRGGGVNEYGNVGAMAVTLAQTLGQNIGMMWNKHRSSAGDCRCPDSWLGCIMEDTGYYLPCKFSRCSIEEYGQFLQEGGGSCLFNKPLKLLDPPECGNGFVQAGEECDCGSLAECAKGGGKCCKKCTLTHDAMCSDGLCCKGCKYEPRGTPCREAVNECDIPESCTGDSSQCPPNLHKLDGYFCDHKQGRCFGGSCKSRDRQCSALWGRAAADRFCYEKLNVEGTERGNCGREGPAWVQCSKQNVLCGYLLCTNITGVPRVGELSGEITTMTFYYQNRPVDCRGGHVQLVDGSDLSYVEDGTPCGPSMLCLDHKCLPAAAFNFSSCPSSWDGMICFDHGVCSNEGKCICHADWTGKDCSVYDPIPEPKPTGETERYKGPSGTNIIIGSIAGAVLVAAIVLGGTGWGFKNIRRGRSGGA; from the exons ATGTGGAGCGGCGCTTTGGCCAGGATGGGAACAGCAGCCACAGCCCG CGGTGTCTTCTCAGATGGGAGGGATATGTACCTGATAGAGCCCTGCAGAGCAGCCGAGCATTGGCAG GGGCCCCTGCCTCACCTGATCCAGCGCATGCCTGCTCCCCGTCCCGCTCAGGGGTGCACAGAGCCAG GCTGCCTGTTTGCTGCCCTGAGTCAGCAGGGCCCAGACACCCGGCCCAGACTGAGAAGGAGGCGGCAG GTGCGGCGAGCCCAGCGCACCGTGCACAGCGAGACCAAGTACATCGAGCTGGTGGTGGTCAACGACCATCAGCTG TTCGAACAGTTGCGCCGCTCTGTGGTCCTCACCAGCAACTTTGCCAAGTCTGTGGTGAACCTGGCGGACATG aTATACAAGGAGCAGCTGAACACGCGCATCGTGCTGGTGGCCATGGAAACGTGGGCCTCCAAGGACAAGATCCACGTGGAGGAGGATTCGTTGCAGACGCTGAGCGAGTTCATGAGATACCGGACGGAGGCGCTGCCGGAGCAGAGCGATGCTGTCCATCTCTTCTC TGGGAGGACGTTCCAGAGCAGCCGCAGTGGGACTGCCTACATCGGAGGGATCTGCTCGCTCACCCGGGGTGGGGGTGTCAATgag TACGGGAACGTTGGCGCCATGGCTGTGACTCTGGCTCAGACCCTCGGGCAGAACATTGGCATGATGTGGAACAAGCACCGGAGCTCTGCAG GGGACTGCCGGTGTCCAGATTCCTGGCTGGGGTGCATCATGGAAGACACGGG GTATTACCTCCCGTGCAAGTTCTCCCGCTGCAGCATCGAGGAGTACGGCCAGTTCCtgcaggagggtgggggcagcTGCCTCTTTAACAAACCCTTAAAG CTGCTGGACCCCCCTGAGTGTGGCAATGGCTTTGTGCAGGCCGGAGAGGAATGCGACTGCGGCTCGCTTGCG GAGTGTGCAAAGGGCGGCGGCAAGTGCTGCAAGAAGTGCACCCTGACCCACGATGCCATGTGCAGCGACGGGCTCTGCTGCAAAGGCTGCAAG TACGAGCCGCGGGGCACACCATGCCGGGAAGCCGTGAATGAGTGCGACATCCCGGAGAGCTGCACTGGGGACTCCAGCCAG TGCCCGCCCAACCTGCACAAGCTGGACGGCTACTTCTGCGACCACAAGCAG GGCCGGTGCTTTGGGGGCAGCTGCAAAAGCCGGGACAGACAGTGCAGTGCACTCTGGGGGCGTG ctgctgctgacagGTTCTGCTACGAGAAGCTGAATGTGGAAGGGACCGAGAGAGGGAACTGTGGGCGCGAGGGCCCAGCCTGGGTGCAGTGCAGCAAGCA AAACGTCCTGTGCGGCTACCTGCTGTGCACTAATATCACGGGCGTGCCACGGGTGGGCGAGCTCAGCGGGGAGATCACCACGATGACCTTCTATTACCAGAACAGACCCGTCGACTGCAG aggtgggCACGTCCAGCTGGTGGATGGGTCAGATCTGAGCTATGTGGAGGACGGCACGCCCTGCGGCCCCAGCATGCTGTGTCTTGACCACAAATGCCTTCCCGCAGCAGCCTTTAATTTCAGCTCCTGCCCTAGCAGCTGGGACGGGATGATCTGCTTTGACCATGGG GTCTGCAGCAATGAGGGCAAGTGCATCTGCCACGCTGACTGGACGGGGAAGGACTGCAGCGTCTACGACCCCATCCCGGAGCCCAAGCCCACTGGCGAAACCGAGAGATACAAGG GACCCAGCGGCACCAACATCATTATCGGGTCCATTGCTGGCGCGGTGCTGGTGGCGGCCATTGTCCtcggggggactggctggggatTCAA GAACATCCGGAGAGGAAG GTCGGGAGGGGCCTAG
- the ADAM11 gene encoding disintegrin and metalloproteinase domain-containing protein 11 isoform X4, whose translation MGHKAGRFRTHPPQQFVHLAQVSFLIHAFGSAFTLDLELNHHLLSSRYVERRFGQDGNSSHSPGAGEHCYYQGKLRGEARSLAALSSCRGLHGVFSDGRDMYLIEPCRAAEHWQGPLPHLIQRMPAPRPAQGCTEPGCLFAALSQQGPDTRPRLRRRRQVRRAQRTVHSETKYIELVVVNDHQLFEQLRRSVVLTSNFAKSVVNLADMIYKEQLNTRIVLVAMETWASKDKIHVEEDSLQTLSEFMRYRTEALPEQSDAVHLFSGRTFQSSRSGTAYIGGICSLTRGGGVNEYGNVGAMAVTLAQTLGQNIGMMWNKHRSSAGDCRCPDSWLGCIMEDTGYYLPCKFSRCSIEEYGQFLQEGGGSCLFNKPLKLLDPPECGNGFVQAGEECDCGSLAECAKGGGKCCKKCTLTHDAMCSDGLCCKGCKYEPRGTPCREAVNECDIPESCTGDSSQCPPNLHKLDGYFCDHKQGRCFGGSCKSRDRQCSALWGRAAADRFCYEKLNVEGTERGNCGREGPAWVQCSKQNVLCGYLLCTNITGVPRVGELSGEITTMTFYYQNRPVDCRGGHVQLVDGSDLSYVEDGTPCGPSMLCLDHKCLPAAAFNFSSCPSSWDGMICFDHGVCSNEGKCICHADWTGKDCSVYDPIPEPKPTGETERYKGPSGTNIIIGSIAGAVLVAAIVLGGTGWGFKNIRRGRSGGA comes from the exons TTTGTGCACCTGGCCCAGGTGAGCTTCCTCATTCATGCCTTTGGCTCGGCCTTCACCTTGGACCTGGAGCTGAACCA CCACCTGCTCTCCTCGCGCTATGTGGAGCGGCGCTTTGGCCAGGATGGGAACAGCAGCCACAGCCCG GGAGCGGGGGAGCACTGTTACTATCAGGGCAAACTCCGAGGGGAGGCGAGGTCCTTGGCAGCTCTGTCCAGCTGCCGTGGTCTGCA CGGTGTCTTCTCAGATGGGAGGGATATGTACCTGATAGAGCCCTGCAGAGCAGCCGAGCATTGGCAG GGGCCCCTGCCTCACCTGATCCAGCGCATGCCTGCTCCCCGTCCCGCTCAGGGGTGCACAGAGCCAG GCTGCCTGTTTGCTGCCCTGAGTCAGCAGGGCCCAGACACCCGGCCCAGACTGAGAAGGAGGCGGCAG GTGCGGCGAGCCCAGCGCACCGTGCACAGCGAGACCAAGTACATCGAGCTGGTGGTGGTCAACGACCATCAGCTG TTCGAACAGTTGCGCCGCTCTGTGGTCCTCACCAGCAACTTTGCCAAGTCTGTGGTGAACCTGGCGGACATG aTATACAAGGAGCAGCTGAACACGCGCATCGTGCTGGTGGCCATGGAAACGTGGGCCTCCAAGGACAAGATCCACGTGGAGGAGGATTCGTTGCAGACGCTGAGCGAGTTCATGAGATACCGGACGGAGGCGCTGCCGGAGCAGAGCGATGCTGTCCATCTCTTCTC TGGGAGGACGTTCCAGAGCAGCCGCAGTGGGACTGCCTACATCGGAGGGATCTGCTCGCTCACCCGGGGTGGGGGTGTCAATgag TACGGGAACGTTGGCGCCATGGCTGTGACTCTGGCTCAGACCCTCGGGCAGAACATTGGCATGATGTGGAACAAGCACCGGAGCTCTGCAG GGGACTGCCGGTGTCCAGATTCCTGGCTGGGGTGCATCATGGAAGACACGGG GTATTACCTCCCGTGCAAGTTCTCCCGCTGCAGCATCGAGGAGTACGGCCAGTTCCtgcaggagggtgggggcagcTGCCTCTTTAACAAACCCTTAAAG CTGCTGGACCCCCCTGAGTGTGGCAATGGCTTTGTGCAGGCCGGAGAGGAATGCGACTGCGGCTCGCTTGCG GAGTGTGCAAAGGGCGGCGGCAAGTGCTGCAAGAAGTGCACCCTGACCCACGATGCCATGTGCAGCGACGGGCTCTGCTGCAAAGGCTGCAAG TACGAGCCGCGGGGCACACCATGCCGGGAAGCCGTGAATGAGTGCGACATCCCGGAGAGCTGCACTGGGGACTCCAGCCAG TGCCCGCCCAACCTGCACAAGCTGGACGGCTACTTCTGCGACCACAAGCAG GGCCGGTGCTTTGGGGGCAGCTGCAAAAGCCGGGACAGACAGTGCAGTGCACTCTGGGGGCGTG ctgctgctgacagGTTCTGCTACGAGAAGCTGAATGTGGAAGGGACCGAGAGAGGGAACTGTGGGCGCGAGGGCCCAGCCTGGGTGCAGTGCAGCAAGCA AAACGTCCTGTGCGGCTACCTGCTGTGCACTAATATCACGGGCGTGCCACGGGTGGGCGAGCTCAGCGGGGAGATCACCACGATGACCTTCTATTACCAGAACAGACCCGTCGACTGCAG aggtgggCACGTCCAGCTGGTGGATGGGTCAGATCTGAGCTATGTGGAGGACGGCACGCCCTGCGGCCCCAGCATGCTGTGTCTTGACCACAAATGCCTTCCCGCAGCAGCCTTTAATTTCAGCTCCTGCCCTAGCAGCTGGGACGGGATGATCTGCTTTGACCATGGG GTCTGCAGCAATGAGGGCAAGTGCATCTGCCACGCTGACTGGACGGGGAAGGACTGCAGCGTCTACGACCCCATCCCGGAGCCCAAGCCCACTGGCGAAACCGAGAGATACAAGG GACCCAGCGGCACCAACATCATTATCGGGTCCATTGCTGGCGCGGTGCTGGTGGCGGCCATTGTCCtcggggggactggctggggatTCAA GAACATCCGGAGAGGAAG GTCGGGAGGGGCCTAG